TACCAGGGACTGATTTTATCTTCTCTGGTTACAGTGCTGTTCCAAACTATGATAATATGTTTGCGGGTTCAACACATGATGTTGATGATTATGATGACTATTTGGTCCTACAGCGTGATCTCAAGGTTAATGGTGGATTAGTACCTGTAGATGAAGAAGATGTTATCAAAATAAGAAACAAGGGAGCTAAAGCTTTACAGGCAGTATTTAAAGAATTAGGGATGCCTGATATTACAGATGAAGAAGTAGAAGCTGCCACATATGCACATGGAAGTAAAGATATGCCTGATCGTGATGTAAGAGAGGACTTTAGAGGCATTGAAGATATGTTGAAAAGAGGTACTACTGGTGTAGCTATTGTGCAGGCTCTAGAAAAGAATGGATTTGAAGATGTTGCAGAGAACTTCTTTAATCTTCTAAAACAGAGAATCGCAGGAGATTATCTTCATACAGCTGCTATCTTTGATGAAAATTTCCACTGTATCAGTGCTGTAAATGATCAAAATGATTATGCTGGACCTGGAACTGGATATAGAGTATCAGATGAACTTTGGGAAAAACTAAAAGATATCAGATTTGCCAGAGATCCAGAAGACATTGGAGAATAAATTATATTATATGGAGGTGCAAAAATGCAGTTAAATGAAGATGCTATTCGCCAGATAGTTGTTGATGTGCTGTCGGGTATGTCTGATCAGGGCGGTAACTCTGAAACAAAATCATATTCTCCTGATAGATCAGGTAATATGGTTATCAGCGAAACAGGCCAAGCAGCAGAAGGCAGAAATAATGATGAAGTTGTAATTGCAATAGGTCCTGCTTTTGGAAATAAATTGTCAAAAACTATGATAGATGTTGACCATAGTGAGATATTAAGAGAAGTTATGGCTGGTATTGAAGAAGAAGGAATTAAGGCAAGAGTTGTTAAGAACTATATCACAGCTGATGTTGGTTTTATGGGACATCAGGCTGCACAAATTAGTGGTTCAGGTATTGGTATTGGATTACAGTCTAAAGGTACAATTTTAATACACCAGAAAGATTTAAATCCACTGGCCAACTTAGAACTTTTCCCACAGGCACCACTTGTAGATTTACCAACTTATAGACGGATTGGTAAAAATGCTGCCAGATATGCTAAAGGAGAAAATCCAGAACCTGTAACAACAAAAAATGATCAGATGGCCAGGCCAAAATATCAGGCAATATCTGCTGTGTTATACAATAAAGAAGTTAAGTATCTTGACCCAACTAAAAAAGTAGTAGAAATTGAAGTATCATTTAAATAATTTTTTAAAAATCAGGAGGTGGATTTAATGGATAAAGAATTAATAGAATCTATTGTACGTGATGTTCTCGGTAATTTTGAAGAATCAGGTAATTCAGCTTCTCCGAAAAGAGGTAGTGGATTAACTGCAAGAGATTATCCGATGGGTGAAAAAAGTAAGGATAAAGTTAAAACTCCTTCAGGACAAACATTAGATGATATTGAGTTTAAAAAGATAGTTTCTGGAGAAACACCTGGTTCCGAATTAAGAATTACTGCAGAAACACTTAATCATCAGGCAGAAATCGCAAGATCAGTGGATAGAGAGCAATTTGCTAAAAACTTAGAAAGAGCTGCAGAATTGACAAAGGTCGGAGATGAAAGAATTCTTGAAATATACAATGCATTACGTCCTTATCGTTCAACAAAACAGGATATGCTTGAGATTGCAGATGAATTAGAAAATGAATATGATGCTAAAATAAATGCTGCGTTTATTAGAGAGGCTGCTCAAGTATATGAAAAACGGAAGCGTCTAAAAGGTGATAGATAAGCTAATAACAGGTAGGTGGGATCATGGAATATATTGTAGGAGTTGATATCGGTAATTCCACTACAGAAGTAGCTGTAGCCAAGATTTTGAAGGAAAAGCAGAATATTGACTTTATATCACATGGTATATATAAGACAACTGGTTTAAAGGGTACAATCGACAACATAGAAGGTATTATAAGATCTTTAAATTCTGCACTAAAAAAAGTAGATCTTAACTATGAAGATATTACTCTAATTAGATTAAACGAAGCTACTCCTGTTATTGGTGATGTAGCAATGGAAACCATAACAGAAACAGTAATAACAGAGTCCACTATGATTGGGCATGATCCCTGGACACCAGGAGGAATTGGACTGGGTGTAGGATATACAATAAAAATAAATAATATAGACAGCTGCACAGCGGGTGATGATGTAATTCTTATTATACCAGGAGATGTAGATTTTGCAGATGCTGCTGAGATTATTAATAGGTCTATTGAGCGTGGTGTTAATATTAATGGAGCAGTAGCGCAAAAAGATGATGCAGTTTTGATAGTTAATCGTCTTGATATGCAGATTCCTGTAATAGATGAAGTTAAATATATTGATAAGATTCCACTTGCTAAAAAAGCAGCTGTGGAAGTTGCCAGACCAGGAGGAACAATTGAAAAACTGTCTAATCCATATGGAATTGCTACTATATTTGAATTGGATTCTGAAGATACCAAACATATTTTCCCGGTTGCTAGATCTTTAATTGGCAATAGATCTGCTGTTGTAATAAGAACCCCAGAAGGTGATATTGAAGAACGCAAAATACCAGCTGGTAAAATTACAATACTAGGAGATCGAGGAAAATCTGAAATAGGTGTAGATACCGGTGCAGAAGATATAATGGATTCACTGGAAAAAATACAACCTATAAAAGATGTTACTGGAGAATCAGGTACAAATGTTGGCGGTATGCTTGATCGAGTTAAAAAAACTATGAGCACGGTCACGGATCAGCCACTTTCAGATATCAAGATTAAAGATATTCTTGCTGTAAATACATTTGTTCCCAAAAAAGTTACAGGTGGTCTTGCAGAAGAGCATGCAATGGAGAATGCAGTTGGTCTAGCAGCTATGGTTAAAACAAGTCAGCTGCCTATGCAAAAAATAGCTGACAGATTAGAAGAAGAAACAAATGTGGATGTTGTTATTGCAGGTGTTGAAGCAAATATGGCTATCTTAGGAGCGCTTACAACACCTGGCACAGATAAACCGCTTGTTATACTTGATATGGGTGGTGGCTCAACTGATGCAGCGATGGTTACATCCAGAGATAAAATATATACTACACATCTAGCAGGTGCCGGTGATATGGTTTCGCTTTTAATTAATATTGAATTAGGACTCAATGATCTTAAATTAGCAGAACTTATCAAAGAAAATCCTCTTGCTAAAGTAGAAAGTGTATTTCACATAAGACATGAGGATGGAACTGTTAAATTCTTTGACCAGGCCTTAGATCCAAAATTATTTGGACGAGTTATTATTCTTGCTGATGATGAGAAGATTCCAATTCATTCTGATCATTCATTAGATAAGATCAGACAGGTTAGAAGAGAAGCTAAAAATGATGTTTTTGTAAGAAATTCAATAAGAGCATTAAAAAGAATCATTCCAACCGGTAATATAAGAGATATTGATTTTGTTGTTATGGTTGGCGGCTCTGCAAAAGATTTTGAAATTCCAACCTTAATATCTAATCGACTTTCTGAGTATAGTGTAGTTGCGGGAAGTGGAAATATTAGAGGTGTAATGGGACCCCGAAATGCTGTAGCTACTGGATTAGTGCTTTCCTATCTTGAAACGGAGGGAAGTGTCATAAATGGTTGATCAATCAAATAAACCTTCTGTTTATATAGGGCTGCAGAAAAAGTATGAATCTAATCATCTTTTTTATAATGTCTGTTATGGTTTAGAAGAAGAAGGAATACCCTTTGATTCTTATTTCAGTGAAGATAAGGTTAATCAAATTGCCCATGATGCAGCCCAGAAATCTAGACTTGGTGTAGGAATTGCTGTCGGAGATGATGACCAGATAGTAATTCAGCATAAAAAAATGAATGTTGACAATCCTTTTTTCAAAAAAAAGATTGAAAAATATTTTCAGGCAAAGATTATGGGCTCAAATGCAGCAAGACTGGTAAAAGGGATTCCGATTAAAGAAATTTCTAAAGAAGATGATTATTATACTATCAGCAAAAGTGAAGATACAGAAAATAATTCAGTTACTAAAAATATAGAAAAAAATACTACAAAAAGTGCAGAAAAAAATATAGCAAACAGTAACTCTGAAAACAACGAAAAATTAGATTCTAAAAAAAATATAGATTCTAACGATGAATCAGACGCTGTAAAAGAAATAACAAAACTAGTAATGGAAACACTAAAAAATATAGAAAATAGTAATTAAATAGCTTAGCAAAGGAAGGAGGGAATATGTCCAGAACTGCAATAGGAATGGTTGAGACTGTTGGACTACTTGCTGCTTATGAAGCTGCAGATGTAGCTGTAAAATCAGCTAATGTTAAATTAATTGGTTATGAAATAAGCAGAGGTGGTATGGTAGTTATTAAGTTTTCTGGTGATATAGGTGCAGTCAAGTCTGCAGTCGATGCTGCAGCAATAGCAGCATCTAGATTGGGTAAAGTATTTTCTTCCCATGTTATCCCAAGACCTCACCAGGATATCGATAAAAAAATGATCTTTACCGATGATACGGTGGGATATAAAAAAGATAAAAATCTTGCAGAAAATGTTGAAAAAACCTCGGAAGAATCTAAAGAAATAGTAGAAACTAAGGAAAGTAAAGAGGAAACTGAGGAGGCGGATATCGAAGATCAACTAAAAGATGTTGATTTAGACGAGCAGGAAGAAGAAATAGAGGCTGACACTCAAGAATCTGATGAAGAACTAGAAACAGAAGAAACTGAAGTTCTTGAATCTGAAGAAGAACTCGATTTAGAAGAAGATGATGATGAATCAGAATACGAAGAAGATGAATCAGAAGAAGAAATAGAAAAAGATGATGGAGACATATGTAACCTCTGTGGAGATCCAGACTGTCCGCGTAGAAAAGGAGAACTAAGAACAGACTGTATTCACTATGACGAAATTATGGGTACAGATGAATAAATAGAAGGAGGAATACAAAAATGAACGGTGAAGCTTTAGGTCTTATTGAAACTAAAGGGTTTATTGGAGCAGTTGAAGCTGCTGATGCAATGGTTAAAGCAGCTAATGTTAAACTTATAGGTTATGAAAAAATAGGTTCAGGTTTAATTACTGTTATGGTTAAAGGCGATGTTGGAGCAACTAAAGCCGCTACTGATGCAGGTGCAGCAGCAGCAGGTAGAGTTGGAGAATTGATTTCAGTTCACGTAATCCCAAGACCACATCAAGATGTAGAAACACTTTTACCTAAATTATTAGCAGAAGATGAGTTAGATGAATCACAATTATAAGATCTTCTTATAAATATAATCCCCCTTCATCATAATTTTGAGGGGGGATTAATAAAAAAAGTTTTTAATTTTTGATGGAGGATTATAACTAATATGGATAAATATGTGGAAAAAGCAAATTATACTTTAGATGTATTAGCAGACTTGATAGAAAATAAACCAAAAAAATTAGAGTATGAAGGTAAAATTAAGGCTGGTGTTGATCTGGGTACAGCTAATCTTGTTTTAACTTTTCTTGATGAAGAAAACAAACCTATTTTAGCTTCCAGTACTGAAGGTACAGTTGTCAGAGATGGATTAGTTGTAGATTATATTGGTGCTATGAAAATAGTTAGAAACATGAAATTAGAATTAGAAAGTATATTAAATAGAAAAATTGAATGTGCTGCAACTGCAGTACCCCCAGGTACTGGCGATAGAGATATTGATACATTTAAAAATGTTGTTCAGGGTGCAGGTTTTCAGGTGAAAGATGTTGTTGATGAGCCAACAGCAGCAGCAGCTGTACTTGGTATTGAAAGGGGAGTGGTTGTTGATATCGGTGGTGGAACAACAGGAATATCTATTTTACAAGAAGGTGAGGTTGTTTATACTGCAGATGAAGCAACTGGAGGTACCCATTTGAATCTTGTTATAGCTGGTGGTTTGAATATAAGTGTTGAAAAAGCAGAAAAGATGAAAAGATCTCCTGAACATCAATCAGAAATTTTCCCAATGGTTATTCCAGTTATAGAAAAGATTGCATCGATTATTAATAATCATATCGGAAAATATAAGGCAGAAACTGTATATCTTGTCGGTGGGACAAGTGCTATTGATGGCATAGAAAAAATTCTTGCAGATAGAACAGGTTTAAAGATAGTTAAACCTTCTCAACCATTACTGGTAACGCCCCTCGGTATTGCTTTTTATTGCAGTTAGTTGAGGATGGAGGTAAGAATATGGCTGAAGTAAGTGTTGAATTGATAAGTAGGATTGTAAAAGAAGTTTTAAAATCTCTTAACTTAAATGCAAATTCAAATTTTAACAAAAAGAAAATAACTGCTATTTTTACAGGAGGTAAAATAGATTATCAAAAAAGTATTGATCAGTTAAAAAAACTTGATAATAAATTAAAGCCAGACTGGCAGTTGATTTTTTCAGAAAGTGCAGAAGAAATTTTAGATTGCCAAAAAATTGCTGCAGAATTAGGAGCAGAAATAGTAGATGGCAAAGCGGCCCTAGCTAATATTAAAGATAGAGATTTAGTTATTGTTCCTATATTAACAATGAATTCTGCTGCAAAATTAGCTTCTCATATTTTAGATACTGATGCTATTTATTATACATTTAAATCATTAATATTAGGTATTCCAGTTATTGCAGCTAAAAATGCAGCAGATTTAAGTGGTGAAGGCTGGCAGAAATTTGGCCTGAATAAGATTTCTGGGACTCTGTTATCAGATAATCAAAAACATCTGGCAAAATTACAGAGTTATGGGATAAAAGTAGTTGATGCTTTAGATATTATCGAAACAGCCCAAAAAATATTTGATGATGAGAGTTATTCAAATGAGACTGTTCATGAAAAATTTGAAACCGAAAATGAAAAATTAAGTCGACCAACAGCTCAAAATACAGTTTTTTTAGACAAAAAAGTGATTACTTATAGAGAAATAAATCCTCTGGCAGAAAATATCGATATCGTACAGGTAAGAGAAGATGCTGTAATTACACCATATGCTAGGGATATTGCAGAAAATAAAGGGATGATAATATGCTCATAGCAAAAGTAGTTGGGAATGTAGTAGCTACTCAAAAAGATGAGGGTTTAGTAGGTACAAAGCTGCTTATTATTTGTCCACTATACGAAGAATTTAGAAAAGAAAAATGTGTGGTTGCAGTTGATAGTGTTGGGGCGGGGATTGGTGAAACAGTGCTTGTAGTTAAAGGAAGTTCAGCACGTTTAACAGACCACCTAAAAAGCAGTCCTATAGACCATGCAATAATAGGAATTATTGATGAAATTGAACTCGATGAATCGAGTTTCTAGGAGGTGGTAACTATGTCTTCTATTGCTACCAAAAGAGGTGATAAAGGGAAGACAAGTCTATTAAGTGGAGAAAGAGTACTAAAATCTGATCCACAGGTTGAGGCTTATGGTGTTATAGATGAATTGAATTCATGGCTTGGATTAATCAGAATAAAATGTCCTTATCAAGATATTAAAGATGTTATCTGTCAGGTGCAGAAAGATTTATTCATTTTATCTGCAGAATTAGCTTCTAGGCAGAAAAAATATAAAAAGAGAATTACTCCGGAAAATTTAAAGTATATTGATAAAAAATTAGATTATTATCAATCCAATTTTGATTTTCATGGTTTTACAATACCAGGACAGAGTGAATTGGGAAGCTATCTTGATATTAGCAGAACTATCTGCAGAAGAGCTGAAAGAAGAATGGCTTCTGCAGAATTAATAGAAGCTGTAGACTTTTCTGAATTAGTTCATAGTTATGTTAATAGACTATCTGATTTAATCTATATTTTAAGCAGAACATCTGATCGAAGATATTTAATTGACTTTGTTACTGAGAGAGTTTGTAGTATCTTGGAAAGCGAGGAATATTAAAATGGAAATAAATCTTAATATTGCTGAGAAAATATCTGAAAAATGTTTAGAAAAAGCAGAAAAAATTAATGTTCCAATGATTATTTCTATTGTAGGAGATGATGGTAGATTAATTATTTTTAAAAAAATGGATGGGGCACTCCCTGTTAGTATAAAAATTTCTCAAGCTAAAGCTTATACAGCTTATGCTTTGAAAATGAGAAGTGATAAGTTGGGCGAACTTTCGCAGCCTGGTAAAATGCTATATGGAATAGATACTGTTTGTGACAATATAGTTCTTTTTGGTGGCGGATTTCCACTAAAAGTAAATGGAGAAGTTATTGGAGCATTAGGAGTAAGTGGTGGTTCGGTTGAAGAAGATATGTCTGTAGCTGAAGCAGGAGTGAAATTTTTTAATAATCGCTATACTAATAGTTTATAGATATTTTTAAGGAGGTAGGAGGATGAATTTCAATAAAGAAGAGCTTTCTCAAATAATAAATAAAGTAATAGAAGAACTAGACCAAAAATCTTCTAGTTCTGCGGGAGATTATGGTGTTTTTAACTCAATGGATGCAGCCATAATTGCAGCCAAAAAAGCTCAAAAGGAACTCCAGGCTAATTTTTCTGTTCAAGATAGAGAAAAACTAATTAGAGCAATGCGAGATGAAGCATTAAAACATGTTGAAAAAATGTCAGAAATGGCTGTAGAAGAAACTGGTATGGGACGCTGTAAAGATAAAGTTATAAAAAATAAATTAGCAATCAATAAAACTCCAGGCACAGAAAATTTGAGAACAGAAGCTTACAGTGGTAAAAATGGCTTAAGTATTTTAGAAGAAGCACCATTTGGAGTAATTTGCTCGATCACTCCCTCAACAAATCCAAGTCCAACAATAATTAATAATGCAATAAGTATGATAGCAGCCTGTAACAGTGTTGTTTTTAACCCACATCCTGGTGCTAAAAAGGTTTCTCTATATGCAATGAAAATGCTTAATAAAGCGATTATTAATGCTGGTGGACCAGCAAATTTGCTTACAGCAGTTGCTGAGCCAACTCTACAGACTGTAGAAAAATGTATGAAAGATGAACGAATTAATATGCTGGTTGTTACTGGTGGACATGGTGTGGTAAATGCCGCACTTTCATCAGGTAAAAAAGCTATTGGTGCTGGAGCTGGTAATCCTCCTGTTTTAGTTGACGATACTGCAGACATTTCCAAAGCAGCAGCAGATATTGTTAAAGGAGCAAGTATAGATAACAATGTATTATGTACTTCAGAAAAAGCAATAGTGGTCTTAGATTCAATTGCAGATGATTTAATTGCATGTATGATAGCTAATAATGCTCAATTAGTTACAGATATTAAGGCACTTGAAGATTTAGTATTAACTGAAGATGGCGGCATAAATAAAAATTATATTGGTAAAGACGCAGCCTATATTTTAGAAAAAGCAGGAATAAAACCTACAAATGAAGATCTGCGTTTAGTAATCTTTGAAACTGATATAGATCATCCTCTGGTAAGAAAAGAGCAGTTAATGCCTGTAACTCCTATTGTTCGTGCTAAAAACTTTGAAGAAGCAATGGATATGGGTGTTAAAATTGAAAATAGTAATCGACATTCTGCAATTATTCATTCCAAGAATGTTGATAACTTAACAGCATTTGCTAAAAGAATTGGCACAACTATTTATATAAAAAATGCTCCTTCTTATGCTGGGTTGGGTGCAGGTGGCGAAGGTTTTTCATCCTTTACAATTGCTGGGCCAACTGGGGAAGGAATAACTTCTGCAAGAACCTTTACTAGAAAAAGAAGATGTGTTTTAGTAGATGGATTTTCAATAATATAAAGTGTAGCTGATTTTTGATTTGATTAAGGTATTGAGAGGGGTTGTAATATGAGCCTTATTGAAAAAATAGCAAAGGCGGGGGTGGTTGGAGCTGGCGGTGCCGGTTTTCCTACTCACGTTAAATATGACACTAAAGCTGAATATTTAATAATAAATGGAGCTGAATGTGAGCCATTATTACGCTCTGATAAATTTATGATGAGTAATTTCCCTGAAGAAATAGTTGAGGGTGTAAAAATGGTTGCAGATAGTATTGGAGTCGAGCATACAGTTTTTGCAATCAAGAAAAAATATGAAAATGAATATGCATGCCTAAAAAGAGTTATCGATGATAAGGGATATGATATTGAATTTTTTTTAATGGAAAGTTTTTATCCTGCTGGTGATGAACATACTATGGTTTTAGATATTACCGGAAGGGTTGTACCTGAGATGGGCATTCCATTAGAAGTTGGATGTGTAGTTACTAATGTTGGAACTATATATAATAGTTACCTTGCAAATCAGGACAAAGCTGTCATGGATAAATATGTTTCAGTTCTGGCAGAAGTAAATGAGCCAAGAATAGTAAAAGTTCCGATTGGGACTCCCGTAGAAGAATGTATTAAAGCAGCAGGCGGAAGTACTCTGGATGAATTTGCAGTGATTATCGGTGGCCCAATGATGGGCGAGAATTTAGTTGAAAAAAATGATATTGATAATGCAGTAATCACAAAAACAGATGGTTCTGTAATTGTTCTTCCTAAGGATCAATTTGTTATAGAAAGAAATCAGCAGAGTATGGAACACATTAAAAATAAAGCAAAAGCTGCCTGTATCCAGTGTACCCTCTGTACAGAATACTGTCCGCGTTATTTAAATGGTCATGCTTTAGAACCACATAGAATAATGAGAGCCTTAGCTTATGAAGAGGTTAATTCAGCTGAAATTTTTAAATCAGCTCAGCTTTGCTGTTTATGTGGAATATGTGAACTTTATGCTTGTCCAATGGGGTTATCTCCAAGACTGGTTAATGAGTATTATATCGAAAAAGTTGATGAAAAATATGAAAGCAATAAAACTGAGTATGAACCTCATCCAATGCGTGGGTATAGAAAAATACCGACGGATAGACAGATGGCAAGATTAGATTTAACCAAATATAATCATCAGGAACTTTATGAATTATTAGAATTAGAAGTGAATGAGGTTATAATTCCTTTAAGTCAGCATATTGGTGCACCTGCAGAGTTAGCTGTAAGTGAAGGTCAAAAAGTTGAAAGAGGAGATTTGATTGGCAGAGCCAAAGAAAATGCTTTAAGTGTTAATATTCATGCAAGTATAAGTGGAACAGTAAAAAAGGCAGATTACACTAAAGTAATCATAAGTAGAAGTGCAGAGGTGGTATTATGATAAGAACAATTGGCATGCTTGAATTTAATTCCATAAGTCAGGGGATTAAAGTGGCAGATGTTATGAAAAAAGCTGCTGATGTAGATTTGATTCTGGCCCAGCCGAATTGTCCTGGTAAATATACAATTTTGATTTCGGGTGATGTGAGTGCTGTTAAAACATCAATTTCTTCAGGAAAAGAAGCTTCAGGACCATTTTTAGTTGACGATATGATAGTATCAAGAATTCATGAAGATTTGATTAGTGCTATTAATGGAACAACTGAAGTAGAAGCTGTTAATGCTGTTGGAGTACTGGAATATTTCTCTATGCCGAGTGCTATTATAGGTGCAGATGCTGCTGCAAAGGCATCTGATGTTAAGCTTATACAGGTTAGATTAGGAACAGGGCTTGGAGGTAAAGCATATGTTAGCTTTACTGGGGATGTGAGTGCTGTCCAACAGGCTTTAAATGCAGCTGAAGCAGTAACTTATGGCAATGGAATGCTTTATAATAAAGTATTTATTTCTTCACCAGATAAGGATGTATTTAAGACATTATTATAAAATGGTTTATTAAAAGTGTATTAGTCATAGAAGGGAAAGGTGTTTATGAATGTTTTCGTGCTGAATTGTGGAAGTTCTTCTTTAAAATATCAGTTAATAAATATGAAAAATGAAAAAGTTATCGCTCAAGGGTTGGTTGAAAAAATTGGCGAAGAAATTTCATTTTTAAAACATACTTCTAACTGTGACGAAATAGTTATTGAAGAAAATATTAAAGATCATAACCAGGCAATTGAGCTCGTTTTAGAAGTTCTTCAGAGCAGAGAACATGGTGTTATAGAAAATATGGATGAAATCAATGTTGTTGGCCATAGAGTTGTACATGCAGGTGAAAAATTTTCTGGTTCAGTATTAATCACTAAGGCAGTGATAGATGCACTTCGAGAAAATATTAAACTGGCTCCACTTCATAACCCTGCAAATATTATAGGTATTGAAGTTAGCAAAAAATTAATGCCTAAGACTCCTGATGTTGGAGTCTTTGATACAGCATTTCATCAATCAATGCCTGCTGAATCTTTTCTCTATGCTCTGCCTTATGAGTGGTATCAAGAAAATGGAGTCCGGAGATATGGATTTCATGGGACTTCTCATAAGTATGTTTCTGAGCGTGGTGCAGAAATTTTAAATAAAGAATATTATGACCTGAAAATAATCACCTGTCATTTGGGTAATGGTGCTAGTGTGGCAGCTATAGATCACGGTAAGGTTATTGATACAAGTATGGGTCTCACTCCCTTAGAAGGTCTTGTTATGGGGACAAGACCAGGCGATTTAGACCCGGGTATAATTCCATATATAATGAAAGAAAGAAACATGACAATTGAAGAGGTAGATCAGGCTTTTAATAAAGCAAGTGGAGTACTCGGTATCTCTGGTTTAAGTAATGATTTTAGAGAACTAACTGAAGCTGCAGAAAAGGGGAACAAACGGGCAGAGCTTGCTATTGATATTTTCTGTAGAAGGGTAAAAAAATATATTGGAGCTTATATAGCTTTAATGGATGGAGT
Above is a window of Halanaerobium saccharolyticum subsp. saccharolyticum DSM 6643 DNA encoding:
- a CDS encoding propanediol/glycerol family dehydratase medium subunit, giving the protein MQLNEDAIRQIVVDVLSGMSDQGGNSETKSYSPDRSGNMVISETGQAAEGRNNDEVVIAIGPAFGNKLSKTMIDVDHSEILREVMAGIEEEGIKARVVKNYITADVGFMGHQAAQISGSGIGIGLQSKGTILIHQKDLNPLANLELFPQAPLVDLPTYRRIGKNAARYAKGENPEPVTTKNDQMARPKYQAISAVLYNKEVKYLDPTKKVVEIEVSFK
- a CDS encoding glycerol dehydratase reactivase beta/small subunit family protein; its protein translation is MVDQSNKPSVYIGLQKKYESNHLFYNVCYGLEEEGIPFDSYFSEDKVNQIAHDAAQKSRLGVGIAVGDDDQIVIQHKKMNVDNPFFKKKIEKYFQAKIMGSNAARLVKGIPIKEISKEDDYYTISKSEDTENNSVTKNIEKNTTKSAEKNIANSNSENNEKLDSKKNIDSNDESDAVKEITKLVMETLKNIENSN
- a CDS encoding cob(I)yrinic acid a,c-diamide adenosyltransferase: MSSIATKRGDKGKTSLLSGERVLKSDPQVEAYGVIDELNSWLGLIRIKCPYQDIKDVICQVQKDLFILSAELASRQKKYKKRITPENLKYIDKKLDYYQSNFDFHGFTIPGQSELGSYLDISRTICRRAERRMASAELIEAVDFSELVHSYVNRLSDLIYILSRTSDRRYLIDFVTERVCSILESEEY
- a CDS encoding diol dehydratase reactivase subunit alpha, which gives rise to MEYIVGVDIGNSTTEVAVAKILKEKQNIDFISHGIYKTTGLKGTIDNIEGIIRSLNSALKKVDLNYEDITLIRLNEATPVIGDVAMETITETVITESTMIGHDPWTPGGIGLGVGYTIKINNIDSCTAGDDVILIIPGDVDFADAAEIINRSIERGVNINGAVAQKDDAVLIVNRLDMQIPVIDEVKYIDKIPLAKKAAVEVARPGGTIEKLSNPYGIATIFELDSEDTKHIFPVARSLIGNRSAVVIRTPEGDIEERKIPAGKITILGDRGKSEIGVDTGAEDIMDSLEKIQPIKDVTGESGTNVGGMLDRVKKTMSTVTDQPLSDIKIKDILAVNTFVPKKVTGGLAEEHAMENAVGLAAMVKTSQLPMQKIADRLEEETNVDVVIAGVEANMAILGALTTPGTDKPLVILDMGGGSTDAAMVTSRDKIYTTHLAGAGDMVSLLINIELGLNDLKLAELIKENPLAKVESVFHIRHEDGTVKFFDQALDPKLFGRVIILADDEKIPIHSDHSLDKIRQVRREAKNDVFVRNSIRALKRIIPTGNIRDIDFVVMVGGSAKDFEIPTLISNRLSEYSVVAGSGNIRGVMGPRNAVATGLVLSYLETEGSVING
- a CDS encoding EutN/CcmL family microcompartment protein, coding for MLIAKVVGNVVATQKDEGLVGTKLLIICPLYEEFRKEKCVVAVDSVGAGIGETVLVVKGSSARLTDHLKSSPIDHAIIGIIDEIELDESSF
- a CDS encoding BMC domain-containing protein, whose protein sequence is MSRTAIGMVETVGLLAAYEAADVAVKSANVKLIGYEISRGGMVVIKFSGDIGAVKSAVDAAAIAASRLGKVFSSHVIPRPHQDIDKKMIFTDDTVGYKKDKNLAENVEKTSEESKEIVETKESKEETEEADIEDQLKDVDLDEQEEEIEADTQESDEELETEETEVLESEEELDLEEDDDESEYEEDESEEEIEKDDGDICNLCGDPDCPRRKGELRTDCIHYDEIMGTDE
- a CDS encoding BMC domain-containing protein, whose product is MNGEALGLIETKGFIGAVEAADAMVKAANVKLIGYEKIGSGLITVMVKGDVGATKAATDAGAAAAGRVGELISVHVIPRPHQDVETLLPKLLAEDELDESQL
- the eutJ gene encoding ethanolamine utilization protein EutJ; the encoded protein is MDKYVEKANYTLDVLADLIENKPKKLEYEGKIKAGVDLGTANLVLTFLDEENKPILASSTEGTVVRDGLVVDYIGAMKIVRNMKLELESILNRKIECAATAVPPGTGDRDIDTFKNVVQGAGFQVKDVVDEPTAAAAVLGIERGVVVDIGGGTTGISILQEGEVVYTADEATGGTHLNLVIAGGLNISVEKAEKMKRSPEHQSEIFPMVIPVIEKIASIINNHIGKYKAETVYLVGGTSAIDGIEKILADRTGLKIVKPSQPLLVTPLGIAFYCS
- a CDS encoding diol dehydratase small subunit — its product is MDKELIESIVRDVLGNFEESGNSASPKRGSGLTARDYPMGEKSKDKVKTPSGQTLDDIEFKKIVSGETPGSELRITAETLNHQAEIARSVDREQFAKNLERAAELTKVGDERILEIYNALRPYRSTKQDMLEIADELENEYDAKINAAFIREAAQVYEKRKRLKGDR
- a CDS encoding GlcG/HbpS family heme-binding protein, whose translation is MEINLNIAEKISEKCLEKAEKINVPMIISIVGDDGRLIIFKKMDGALPVSIKISQAKAYTAYALKMRSDKLGELSQPGKMLYGIDTVCDNIVLFGGGFPLKVNGEVIGALGVSGGSVEEDMSVAEAGVKFFNNRYTNSL